The DNA segment GAGTCAGCTTTCCAAGCATCGTAAATAGGCACAAACGGTGTATTCTGAGACACCATTAGTTTCATCAAATTACTCCCAAAACGACCATCTTCTATCAATCGCAAATTAGCTTCCCAGGCTGCAATAGCACCAGTACCACTTCCCACTGCCTGAAAGTAATAATCAGGTATACGTCCGATGGTAGTAACTGCAGATAAAGTAGTGGTTCCCATGCCATCTCTACGCGCCACATTTTTGGCTCCTCCCTCTGCAATGTAACCATCCAACTCACAAGCCAGATTAGATAAGTGAATAGCATCGAAATAATCACTCCCCGATCGGGTAACAACCAACTTAACATGGCTTTTTATCGGTTCATCAAACCATAAAGCATTGATATTATCCTCCGGCACACATAACAACAACGGAATATCATTGTCGGAACAAACACGAGCAAAAGCACGGGCCGTGTTTCCTGCGGAAGCCACAACCAAAACATCTCTATTTTTCGAACTCAAGCGACCACCAACCGCATATGCTTCCGTTTCTTTAAAAGAACAAGTCCTGAAGTTAGCTCCCTTCTCCGGCCAATAGCCGCTAAATGTAATATATAGATTATTCAGACCGAGGTATTTTGCCAATCCTTCACTTTTAAAGGTAACCGGTGCCGAAGAGCCTTCCATCATCCTATAAACAGGAAGCCAGTCTGCAAACCGAAAAACACCATAAGAAGCATCTTTAACATCAATCTGCTTTTTTTCATATATTGCCCTAATCAATGTAGGTACCATCTCACGCGCCGGATCTAAAGTCCAGCCCTTATCACTAAATTGCTTACCTGTTTTTACAGACTCCAATACATATGAAGTAGGTTCAATTTGCTTTGTCATAAACTATTGATATTTGTGTTGCAAAAGTAAATGTTTTCAACGGCTTGATAAAGTATTATTATAAAAAGTTCGTTAATTAAGTAGGATTTTTTTTACAATATTTATGCCCTTTTTAAAAGTTTGGCACAGACACTCATTTACATAGACTATTACGACAACTTATTCAGCAGGTTACATTATAATAGAAAAAAAGAAAGCATTAATATTATCTATAAGATTCGGCTCTAACTATATCTATTACTCTGGCAAAAAAAAGGCCGAATCAAACGATCCGGCCTCCATATGGAATAAAAATTGACTTATTAAGCTTGTTTATAAGCACCCAGATCATCTAATTCAAAACTATGAATAAACTCTGCTCTGGCATGATTTTCAGACTTACCCATCCGAATATAAATCTCGGTAGATACTTTAAATTTCTCATCTCGCTGCGTATCCAACAACAAGAGATAACCCATAATAATATGTCCAGCCATTTCAACCAAACGGCGAGCATGAAAATCAATATACTCGTTATCCTTCACGTCAACAACCGTTTTTACTGCATGCACATATTCTTCTGTCATACCGATCAATGTACGCCGTAAACCGTGCAATTCGGGACGCAGTTCCATGGCTTCATATTCGCGGATTCTATCCAGATAACCACCAGTAGTAACGCCACGAATAGCTGCCACAACCTGTAACTGTGTTGTACCTTCATAAATAGAAGTTATGCGGGCATCGCGATAGATTCTCTCAATGGGATAGTCCTTCATAAAGCCGGATCCACCATGAATTTGAAGTGAGTCATAAGCCAGTTGATTACTATACTCACTGCTCATACCTTTTAAAAGAGGCGTAAAGAAATCTGCCATTTTTTGATAGCGCTTCATTTCCTTACGTTCCTCAGGCTCAAGCTTACGCTCCTCACTAATATGCATATAGGTTTTATAAATATCCACCATACGCGATGTCTCGTACAACAAAGTACGCGAAGCATCCAGCTTGGCCTTCATGGTAGAAAGCATTTCGTACACAGCCGGAAATTCAATAATAGACTTACCAAACTGCTTACGTTCTTTGGCATATGCCACTCCTTCACGATAAGCAGATTCGGAGACTCCAATAGACTGAGCGCCAATACCCAGACGAGCACCATTCATCAAGGCCATCACATACTTTATCAATCCCATCTTACGAGATCCCACCAACTCAGCCGGTGCATTTTTAAACACCAATTCACAGGTGGGTGACCCTTTGATACCCATCTTATTTTCTAGACGTCGAACAATCACTGCTTTTTCGTTTCTATCATAGATAAACATGGATAAACCGCGCCCATCATGCGTTCCTTCTTCCGAACGCGCCAGCACTAAGGAAACATGTCCGTCACCATTGGTAATAAAACGTTTTACCCCGTTCAAATACCATTTACCATCCTCTTCGTTATAGGTTGCTTTCAACTGAACGGCCTGCAGATCAGAACCTGCATCCGGCTCTGTTAAATCCATAGCAGCTGTTTCTCCATTGGAGATACGTGGCAGATACTTCTGTTTTTGCGCTTCATCAGCAAACTCATTAATGGTTTCAGCACAATCCTGCAAACCCCAAATATTCACAAATCCGGCATCTGCGCGCGAAACAATATCAGCCGCCATAATATAAGGTACAATCGGAAAATTAAGCCCCTCATACTTACGAGGTAACGTAATGCCCATCAGACCTGCTTCAACCAAAGCATCCAGGTTTTCTTGCGTTCCTTTGGCATATTTCACTTCGTTATTTACAATCTTTGGACCTTCCTGATCCACACTCTCTGCATTAGGAGCCACGATATCACCACAAATCTCACCTACAATCTCCAAAACCTTTTCGTAGCTATCCATGGCATCTTCAAAATCCATTGGGGCATAATCAAATTTATCCTTATCGGCAAAGTTACGCTCCTTCAATGCCACAATCTTTTCCATCATAGGATGAGTAAGATGGAATTTTAAATCGGGGTTATCTGTAAAAAAATTAGCCATTGTCTTTCTTTTATATAACAGATCACTAGATACCTGATAATAGACACTCTTTCATGTGTTTATAGATTAATCATCAATAGTCACATGGAACTCGCCAGTCTTAACCACCTAACTGTATAAGAACGGTGTTCTTATGGTTCGTTTCACCTCCACTGCACAATAATCTTTATCTATCATCACTTTTCTAATCATCTATTTGGTGTTCTTTTTGTATAACTTAATCAGTTTAGGAACGATGTCGTTCACATCGCCATTAATCACATAGTCCGCTATTTTATTAATAGGAGCGGCCGAATCATTATTGATCGCAATGACCATTGACGACTCTTCCATACCTGCTGTATGCTGTATTTGTCCTGAGATACCACAAGCGATATACAATTTAGGGCGCACGGTAACCCCTGTTTGCCCGATTTGTCGTTCATGGTCAGCAAATCCTGCATCCACAGCAGCTCTGGATGCACCTACTTCTGCACCCAACACTTCCGCCAACTGATATAACTGATCAAAGCCCTCTTTAGAACCCATTCCGTAGCCTCCGGCCACCACGATGGAAGAGTTTTTGATATTCACTTTTGATTTTTCCATATGACGTTCCATCACCTTCACCACCAAATCAGCAGGTTTCAGGATACTATCCACGTCAATATTATTCACCTTACCCTTATGGGCTTGGTTATACACCTCCATCTTCATGACTCCTTCACGAACCGTAGCCATCTGTGGGCGACAATCCGGATTAATAATGGTAGCTACAATATTACCACCAAAGGCTGGTCTGATCTGATACAACAAGTTTTTATA comes from the Saccharicrinis fermentans DSM 9555 = JCM 21142 genome and includes:
- a CDS encoding acyl-CoA dehydrogenase family protein, whose product is MANFFTDNPDLKFHLTHPMMEKIVALKERNFADKDKFDYAPMDFEDAMDSYEKVLEIVGEICGDIVAPNAESVDQEGPKIVNNEVKYAKGTQENLDALVEAGLMGITLPRKYEGLNFPIVPYIMAADIVSRADAGFVNIWGLQDCAETINEFADEAQKQKYLPRISNGETAAMDLTEPDAGSDLQAVQLKATYNEEDGKWYLNGVKRFITNGDGHVSLVLARSEEGTHDGRGLSMFIYDRNEKAVIVRRLENKMGIKGSPTCELVFKNAPAELVGSRKMGLIKYVMALMNGARLGIGAQSIGVSESAYREGVAYAKERKQFGKSIIEFPAVYEMLSTMKAKLDASRTLLYETSRMVDIYKTYMHISEERKLEPEERKEMKRYQKMADFFTPLLKGMSSEYSNQLAYDSLQIHGGSGFMKDYPIERIYRDARITSIYEGTTQLQVVAAIRGVTTGGYLDRIREYEAMELRPELHGLRRTLIGMTEEYVHAVKTVVDVKDNEYIDFHARRLVEMAGHIIMGYLLLLDTQRDEKFKVSTEIYIRMGKSENHARAEFIHSFELDDLGAYKQA
- a CDS encoding electron transfer flavoprotein subunit alpha/FixB family protein, which produces MGNVFVICEIEEGKIADVSLELLTKGRSLANDLSCKLEAVVLGNNLKGIEKQVYPYGVDVLHVGDDKRLEVYTTLPFTAIIVELFKKEKPEICLLGASTLGRDLGPRVSSALKSGLTADCTALEIGDHADKKAGKEYKNLLYQIRPAFGGNIVATIINPDCRPQMATVREGVMKMEVYNQAHKGKVNNIDVDSILKPADLVVKVMERHMEKSKVNIKNSSIVVAGGYGMGSKEGFDQLYQLAEVLGAEVGASRAAVDAGFADHERQIGQTGVTVRPKLYIACGISGQIQHTAGMEESSMVIAINNDSAAPINKIADYVINGDVNDIVPKLIKLYKKNTK
- a CDS encoding cysteate synthase: MTKQIEPTSYVLESVKTGKQFSDKGWTLDPAREMVPTLIRAIYEKKQIDVKDASYGVFRFADWLPVYRMMEGSSAPVTFKSEGLAKYLGLNNLYITFSGYWPEKGANFRTCSFKETEAYAVGGRLSSKNRDVLVVASAGNTARAFARVCSDNDIPLLLCVPEDNINALWFDEPIKSHVKLVVTRSGSDYFDAIHLSNLACELDGYIAEGGAKNVARRDGMGTTTLSAVTTIGRIPDYYFQAVGSGTGAIAAWEANLRLIEDGRFGSNLMKLMVSQNTPFVPIYDAWKADSRDMLPLNDDVARKQVEEIDAKVLSNRKPPYPICGGLYDAMKEAGGDVLCATNQEALEAARIFLETEGNDIHPAASVATATLINAVKEGIVKKDDCVMLNITGGGEERIKREKDILYLEPDYVFDINPSINEVEEVLATIFESEYYAMYI